A genomic region of Fodinisporobacter ferrooxydans contains the following coding sequences:
- a CDS encoding cytochrome d ubiquinol oxidase subunit II, with product MPYELIGISVLWIFLYGYVITASIDFGAGFFSYYGKMTGKGEMIHAVISRYLSPVWEVTNVFLVFFFVGIVGFFPETAYYYGTALMVPASIALLLLAIRGSFYAFSHYGNPKSHIYHLLYGATGLLIPAALSTVLTISEGGYISKLGNTITFHAGALFASPYSWSVVCLALVSVMFISATFLTYYANKANDRQAEEILRTWALFWSLPTIFASILTFMALYVQNPEHFSRMMNNSWWFILSLAFFLNVVRLLILKRSYGFGFVSVMLQFFTAFWGYGASHLPYLLYPYLVIQSSMTSPKMALALIWAFIGGLCLFIPSITLLLRLFLFNANYRKGVIK from the coding sequence ATGCCATATGAATTGATCGGAATTTCCGTTTTATGGATATTTCTTTATGGGTATGTAATCACCGCTTCCATTGATTTTGGCGCCGGATTTTTTTCCTACTACGGTAAAATGACAGGCAAAGGCGAAATGATTCATGCGGTCATTTCCCGCTATCTTTCACCCGTGTGGGAAGTGACGAATGTTTTTTTGGTGTTCTTTTTTGTCGGCATTGTCGGGTTTTTTCCGGAAACGGCATATTATTACGGCACAGCATTGATGGTGCCTGCATCGATTGCCTTGCTTTTGCTAGCCATTCGCGGGTCATTTTATGCGTTCAGCCATTACGGAAATCCCAAAAGTCATATCTACCATCTACTCTACGGCGCAACGGGATTATTGATTCCTGCCGCCCTCTCTACCGTCCTCACCATTTCCGAAGGCGGATACATCAGCAAACTTGGGAATACAATCACCTTTCATGCAGGAGCATTGTTTGCCAGCCCATATTCCTGGTCAGTCGTATGTCTGGCATTGGTTAGTGTCATGTTTATCAGCGCAACGTTTCTCACGTATTATGCAAACAAAGCGAATGACCGGCAGGCGGAAGAAATTTTGCGGACATGGGCGTTATTTTGGAGTTTGCCGACGATATTTGCCAGCATTTTAACCTTTATGGCGTTATATGTACAGAATCCGGAACATTTTAGCCGCATGATGAACAACAGCTGGTGGTTTATTCTTTCCTTGGCTTTTTTCCTAAACGTTGTCCGCTTGCTGATTTTAAAGCGTTCCTACGGATTTGGATTTGTTTCTGTCATGCTGCAGTTTTTTACCGCTTTTTGGGGTTACGGGGCATCCCATTTGCCATATCTGCTTTATCCCTATCTGGTTATTCAATCAAGCATGACAAGTCCCAAAATGGCGCTTGCATTGATATGGGCGTTTATCGGCGGACTTTGTCTGTTCATTCCTTCCATTACTCTGCTGTTACGGTTATTTTTATTTAACGCGAACTATAGGAAAGGTGTAATAAAATAA
- a CDS encoding transglycosylase domain-containing protein encodes MKQRFRKVIRRLVLVLLILLFANIGFSYYFQSVFPIAKILDANVHQDVKKHHGTYVPLSAIPQTLQQAMIATEDRRFFTDPGIDPIGIVRSLFVDIKNQHYTEGGSTITQQLIRNVLLNQNKTLIRKTKEVILSIAAYQQISKPQILEYYLNDIYFGQGAYGVENAAMTYFGKPVHELSDAQLTMLAGLPNAPSYLDPFHSLQAAKERQQIILENLVDVGYISQTQADVWYKEPLHLKGTPDQKQTNQNP; translated from the coding sequence ATGAAACAACGCTTCCGCAAAGTTATCAGACGACTCGTTTTGGTTTTGTTGATCCTGCTGTTTGCCAATATCGGCTTTTCATACTATTTTCAATCCGTGTTCCCGATCGCCAAAATACTCGATGCAAATGTACATCAAGATGTAAAAAAGCATCACGGTACGTATGTGCCGCTGAGCGCGATTCCGCAAACATTGCAGCAAGCGATGATTGCAACAGAAGACAGACGTTTTTTTACAGATCCCGGAATTGATCCGATCGGAATCGTGCGCTCGCTTTTCGTCGATATCAAAAATCAGCACTATACAGAGGGTGGCAGTACGATCACACAACAGTTGATTCGCAACGTGCTGCTCAACCAAAACAAGACACTGATACGAAAAACGAAAGAAGTGATTCTTTCCATTGCCGCCTATCAACAGATCAGCAAGCCGCAGATTCTGGAATACTATCTGAACGACATCTACTTTGGTCAAGGCGCATATGGTGTGGAAAATGCAGCCATGACGTATTTTGGCAAGCCTGTGCATGAATTATCGGATGCCCAGCTGACGATGCTGGCCGGATTGCCCAACGCACCTTCCTATCTGGACCCGTTTCATTCTCTGCAAGCTGCGAAAGAACGGCAACAAATCATTTTGGAGAATTTGGTGGATGTAGGATATATCTCGCAAACTCAGGCGGATGTATGGTATAAAGAACCGCTGCACTTAAAGGGGACGCCGGACCAGAAGCAAACGAATCAGAATCCATAG
- a CDS encoding CotS family spore coat protein, producing MFSNMPPWMKEILKEFTKPPTFLHHHTYQKTGSSQPKSDKTGGDGDSYSNDGKKKVNRKHFSDDSSSPTDPPAKGKSASRKSKASTKSNGSGFALGTARSEEKDSLHPDYDMRVLQAYPFAVQNASVHQNIIKIETGKDAFLAFKATQLPAERILFMNRALQYVRHKGFQRFSPMVVTKQGKAFVKDGVQTYYVTRWIDGAPVDFSQLTQLGKTADTLARFHESSIGFELIGRHPKMAFDLYQRYLERSQQMASYVHFLQSKSKQTQTDKLIIKHAANFHQQASYALSLLKQPIVLKHLDREEDTPGLCHLDVVERNVIMHPSKQAYLIDFDHMTYAPRVLDLAHLIRRGMQKTDWSSQVALVSLINYNGIRPLAHPEYLILEALLAFPHRWWRLLQMYADTPSASIQPLLETMLHQETNRQQFLRSFSQQVTRHKTVS from the coding sequence ATGTTTTCAAACATGCCGCCATGGATGAAAGAGATTCTGAAAGAATTTACGAAGCCCCCCACATTCTTGCATCATCACACATACCAAAAAACAGGCAGTTCTCAGCCAAAATCAGATAAAACAGGTGGAGACGGGGATTCATATTCCAATGATGGAAAAAAAAAAGTGAATCGCAAACATTTTTCCGATGATTCTTCCTCCCCGACCGATCCGCCAGCAAAGGGAAAATCCGCGTCCCGTAAATCGAAAGCCTCCACAAAATCCAACGGGAGCGGATTTGCTCTTGGAACTGCCCGATCGGAAGAGAAAGATTCCCTGCATCCCGATTACGACATGCGGGTGCTGCAAGCATATCCGTTTGCTGTACAAAACGCATCTGTCCACCAAAACATCATAAAAATTGAAACAGGCAAGGATGCGTTTCTGGCCTTTAAAGCCACACAATTGCCGGCCGAACGGATTTTGTTCATGAATCGGGCATTGCAATATGTGAGACACAAAGGATTTCAGCGCTTTAGCCCGATGGTTGTCACAAAACAGGGCAAAGCGTTTGTAAAAGACGGAGTGCAAACCTATTATGTGACTCGCTGGATCGATGGAGCTCCTGTTGATTTCTCACAATTGACGCAGCTTGGAAAAACGGCTGACACACTTGCCCGTTTTCATGAATCATCGATCGGATTTGAGCTGATCGGCAGACATCCGAAAATGGCGTTTGATTTATACCAACGCTATTTGGAGCGCAGTCAGCAAATGGCTTCCTACGTCCACTTTTTACAATCCAAGAGCAAACAGACACAGACGGATAAACTGATCATCAAACATGCGGCAAATTTCCATCAACAAGCAAGTTACGCGCTGTCTTTATTAAAACAGCCGATCGTGCTGAAACATCTGGATCGTGAAGAAGATACGCCGGGCCTTTGCCACCTGGATGTGGTGGAGCGAAATGTGATCATGCATCCATCCAAACAAGCCTATCTGATTGATTTTGATCATATGACATATGCCCCCCGCGTTCTCGACCTGGCACATTTGATCCGGCGCGGCATGCAAAAAACCGATTGGTCCTCACAAGTAGCGCTGGTCTCTTTGATTAACTACAATGGAATTCGGCCATTGGCACATCCCGAATACCTGATTCTGGAAGCTTTACTGGCGTTTCCACACCGCTGGTGGCGGCTTTTGCAAATGTATGCAGACACTCCCAGTGCGTCGATCCAGCCGTTGCTGGAAACGATGTTGCACCAGGAAACCAACCGCCAACAATTTCTCCGTTCCTTCAGCCAACAAGTCACCCGGCACAAAACCGTATCATGA
- the queG gene encoding tRNA epoxyqueuosine(34) reductase QueG, producing the protein MSQLLTRGILEDIAERIGIDAIGVTDARPFLELKPILEAYREHGYETGFEHPVIEERMDPSLLVPDAKSIIAIAIAYKTAQTDRTRKPAEGIRGMVSKYAWGKDYHHVLREKLVQLVAELEVYAGHPFQYHMSVDTGPMVDRAVANRAGIGWVGKNCSIITEAHGSWVFLGQLVTDLPFAEWSQPILSQCGDCDLCITACPTGALTPFSTNSSKCLSYITQMKGHIPEEYRKKLGKRIWGCDTCQVVCPENKHPNLLLSLHEQFLPEPELAYPDLMAILEMSNRQFKRIFGHTALAWRGLKVMQRNAILALGNLHDQRAIPKLKALVEDPREEIRAAAAWSLGQIGSSDQIPFLHTALEQETDEVVKHEILQAIQQLESV; encoded by the coding sequence ATGAGTCAGTTGCTCACACGCGGGATTTTGGAAGACATCGCCGAGCGAATCGGCATTGATGCAATCGGAGTGACAGATGCTCGTCCCTTTTTGGAATTAAAGCCGATACTGGAAGCCTATCGGGAACATGGGTATGAAACAGGCTTTGAACATCCGGTGATCGAGGAACGAATGGACCCTTCCCTGCTTGTTCCTGATGCAAAGTCGATCATTGCCATTGCCATCGCATACAAAACAGCGCAGACGGATCGCACCAGAAAGCCTGCCGAGGGGATTCGCGGCATGGTATCCAAGTATGCCTGGGGAAAAGATTATCATCATGTTTTAAGGGAGAAATTGGTGCAGCTTGTTGCTGAATTGGAAGTGTATGCAGGACATCCGTTTCAATACCATATGTCTGTCGATACGGGTCCGATGGTCGATCGTGCAGTCGCCAATCGCGCAGGGATCGGATGGGTCGGGAAAAACTGCTCGATCATTACAGAAGCGCATGGATCCTGGGTGTTTTTGGGGCAATTGGTGACCGATTTGCCATTTGCCGAATGGTCACAACCCATACTCTCCCAATGCGGAGACTGCGATCTCTGTATTACGGCATGTCCGACCGGCGCTTTAACACCCTTTTCGACAAATAGTTCCAAGTGCCTTTCTTACATTACACAGATGAAAGGACATATTCCGGAAGAATATCGAAAAAAATTGGGAAAAAGGATTTGGGGATGTGACACGTGTCAGGTTGTCTGTCCGGAAAACAAGCATCCGAACCTGTTGCTTAGTTTGCATGAACAGTTTCTGCCCGAGCCGGAGTTGGCCTATCCGGATTTGATGGCGATTTTGGAAATGAGCAATCGCCAGTTCAAGCGTATCTTTGGTCATACGGCATTGGCATGGCGGGGATTGAAAGTGATGCAGCGAAATGCCATTCTCGCTCTTGGGAATTTGCATGATCAACGGGCGATTCCCAAACTAAAGGCACTTGTAGAGGATCCTCGGGAGGAAATTCGGGCTGCTGCCGCTTGGTCCCTGGGGCAGATCGGCAGCAGTGATCAGATCCCGTTTTTGCACACGGCTTTGGAGCAGGAGACGGATGAAGTTGTAAAACATGAGATTTTGCAGGCCATTCAACAGTTGGAGTCTGTTTAA
- the rnhA gene encoding ribonuclease HI: MKDVTIYTDGACSGNPGPGGWGAVLMYGENIKELSGGDRLTTNQKMELVAAVEALKALREPCNVTLYSDSAYLINCFRQKWYVNWQKNGWKNSKKEPVQNKELWQELLQLQDHHHVKWEKVKGHSGVDWNERCDELARAAIPK, translated from the coding sequence GTGAAAGATGTTACGATCTATACAGACGGTGCTTGCTCCGGCAATCCCGGGCCGGGCGGATGGGGGGCGGTACTGATGTATGGTGAGAATATAAAAGAGTTATCGGGTGGCGACCGCTTGACAACAAATCAAAAAATGGAGTTGGTTGCCGCTGTTGAAGCATTAAAGGCATTGCGGGAACCGTGCAACGTCACATTGTATAGTGATAGCGCCTATCTGATCAATTGTTTTCGGCAAAAGTGGTATGTGAATTGGCAGAAAAACGGTTGGAAAAATTCCAAGAAAGAACCGGTGCAAAATAAAGAATTATGGCAGGAACTTTTGCAGCTTCAGGATCATCATCACGTGAAATGGGAGAAAGTAAAAGGCCATAGCGGTGTCGACTGGAATGAACGCTGCGACGAGCTGGCGAGGGCGGCGATTCCCAAATGA
- a CDS encoding polysaccharide deacetylase family protein: protein MLSKSLVIPCLIVALLLVTSISSQAAGTEAPMSSIRDLYVKHVKMKRKLVALTFDDGPDPRYTPKIIEELNKFGAKGTFFVIGMRAKRYPDLLKLEIANGDEIGNHSLNHRLTKLIQIEDIEGCDQVVFDATNHHTRLFRPPGGFISKQILDSASKANETVVTWSWDEDSRDWSKPGVSKIVNRVLNHLHPGDIILFHDGGGKRDQTIEALPKILEGIREQGFQCVTVSELIQNFGGT from the coding sequence TTGCTATCAAAATCATTGGTGATTCCCTGCTTGATAGTGGCACTCCTTCTCGTGACAAGCATATCCTCACAAGCAGCAGGAACAGAGGCCCCTATGAGTTCCATACGGGATCTTTATGTGAAACATGTGAAAATGAAGAGAAAATTAGTAGCCTTGACATTTGACGATGGACCGGATCCCAGATATACTCCGAAGATTATTGAAGAGCTAAACAAATTTGGTGCAAAAGGAACTTTTTTTGTCATCGGCATGCGGGCAAAACGATACCCGGATCTTTTAAAATTAGAAATCGCCAATGGAGATGAGATTGGAAATCACTCTCTGAACCATCGGTTAACGAAACTTATCCAGATTGAGGATATCGAAGGCTGTGATCAAGTCGTCTTTGATGCAACCAATCATCACACACGGCTCTTCCGTCCACCGGGTGGATTTATCAGCAAACAAATTCTTGACAGCGCAAGTAAAGCAAATGAGACGGTCGTAACCTGGAGTTGGGATGAAGATTCCCGCGATTGGTCAAAACCAGGAGTCTCCAAAATTGTAAATCGCGTACTGAATCACTTACATCCCGGTGATATTATCTTATTTCACGATGGTGGAGGAAAACGGGATCAAACCATTGAAGCATTGCCGAAAATATTGGAAGGGATTCGAGAACAAGGATTTCAGTGTGTAACTGTATCTGAATTGATTCAAAACTTTGGCGGTACATAG
- a CDS encoding DUF309 domain-containing protein produces MEEYAPFYIDYLYCFNTLRNFFDCHEYGEHLWLDTGRPEFLKGLIQVAVSLYHLENGNLRGSRIMWAKASGYLEPYKPVHMGIHIGTIYEDMNRLHQLLPDADRVAAEDVQTWNLPDIYIQIVDDSLQGILEHWTLSPLEDE; encoded by the coding sequence GTGGAGGAGTATGCTCCGTTTTATATTGATTACTTATATTGTTTTAATACACTAAGAAACTTTTTTGATTGCCACGAGTATGGTGAGCATCTGTGGTTGGATACGGGACGGCCGGAATTTTTAAAAGGATTGATTCAAGTAGCCGTCTCCCTGTATCACCTGGAAAACGGAAATTTGCGAGGGTCAAGAATCATGTGGGCAAAAGCCAGTGGATATCTGGAACCATATAAACCTGTCCATATGGGGATTCATATTGGAACTATTTACGAAGATATGAATCGTTTGCATCAATTGCTGCCAGATGCCGACCGTGTCGCTGCTGAAGATGTTCAAACATGGAATTTACCGGATATCTATATTCAAATTGTCGATGATTCTTTACAGGGGATACTTGAGCATTGGACATTGTCACCGCTTGAGGATGAGTAA
- the nth gene encoding endonuclease III encodes MALPRVKTDEILRILEAEYPDAKCALEHRNAFELLIATILSAQCTDKRVNEITAGLFETYNHPSRFLTLTAEQLEEEIKGCGLFKTKSRNILATCKILMDKYNGEVPKTREELMELPGVGRKTANVVISNAFGVPAIAVDTHVQRVSNRIGLAKSEDPLQTEQQLMKRIPKEKWSDAHHWLIYHGRQICSARSPKCSICPLLAECRHAKQEKVARNANIR; translated from the coding sequence ATGGCATTACCGAGGGTGAAAACAGACGAAATTTTGCGGATTTTAGAAGCGGAGTATCCGGATGCCAAATGTGCGCTGGAGCATCGGAATGCATTTGAACTGTTGATTGCGACGATTCTTTCCGCACAATGTACGGATAAGCGGGTCAATGAAATCACAGCCGGTTTGTTCGAAACATACAATCATCCGAGTCGCTTTCTGACATTGACAGCAGAGCAATTGGAAGAAGAGATTAAAGGCTGCGGGTTATTTAAGACAAAAAGCCGAAATATTTTGGCAACCTGTAAAATCCTCATGGACAAATACAACGGAGAAGTTCCCAAGACAAGGGAAGAGTTGATGGAATTGCCGGGGGTCGGACGCAAAACGGCGAATGTAGTAATCAGCAATGCATTCGGTGTGCCTGCAATTGCGGTCGATACACATGTTCAGCGAGTATCCAATCGCATCGGATTGGCCAAAAGCGAGGATCCGTTGCAGACGGAACAACAGTTAATGAAGCGGATACCGAAGGAAAAATGGTCGGATGCACATCATTGGCTGATCTATCATGGCAGGCAGATCTGTTCCGCCCGTTCACCGAAATGTTCCATTTGTCCGCTTCTTGCCGAATGCCGCCATGCAAAACAAGAGAAAGTCGCAAGGAATGCAAATATCCGATAG
- a CDS encoding YktB family protein, whose translation MSFSGFTAQEFEVFGIPGLEERMDALRTFVQPKFKEIGQALVGDISALIGEEFYVHIAKHARRKVNPPNDSWLSFATSPRGYKMLPHFQIGLWSTHAFIQFAIIYECARKEEFGEKLLEHWASIRGQIPDDYIWYDDHIKPHPYPHGDVGTQIGKLAERLIKHKNSELLCGIQIPRQEAVKMTGQEFYEKAYETIKTLVPLYKLL comes from the coding sequence ATGAGTTTTTCAGGGTTTACGGCACAAGAGTTTGAAGTGTTCGGGATTCCAGGACTGGAAGAGCGAATGGATGCGCTAAGGACATTTGTTCAACCGAAGTTTAAAGAAATTGGACAGGCATTAGTGGGGGATATCTCTGCGCTGATCGGCGAAGAGTTTTACGTGCACATTGCGAAACATGCCAGGAGAAAAGTGAATCCGCCCAATGACTCTTGGCTAAGTTTTGCCACTTCGCCCAGAGGCTATAAAATGTTGCCGCATTTTCAAATCGGACTTTGGTCGACACATGCGTTCATTCAATTTGCGATCATCTACGAATGTGCGCGCAAGGAAGAGTTTGGCGAGAAACTATTGGAACATTGGGCATCCATTCGCGGGCAGATTCCCGATGATTACATTTGGTATGATGATCATATCAAACCACACCCGTATCCTCATGGAGATGTGGGCACACAGATCGGGAAGCTCGCGGAACGATTGATAAAACATAAGAATTCCGAATTGCTCTGCGGAATTCAAATACCGCGACAGGAAGCCGTCAAGATGACGGGCCAGGAGTTTTATGAAAAAGCATATGAAACAATAAAAACACTAGTACCTCTTTATAAACTTTTGTAG
- a CDS encoding RsfA family transcriptional regulator codes for MQMIERWATRSDSWSSEDDRRLAEIVLRHIREGSTQLKAFVECSDVLSRTPAACGYRWNGVVRKHYETEIKQAKLDRKHRMSNRKDTVVFKQSPPTKAFHSPNYSDRPLSTVKPTVSLSKPLETNRLSDALTCIEAFAASYKDLQAKNILLEESISQFKQRIRELEEEIDRLREMPVTPISQAEQLNEDSKTLLQIMDRARKILDLDVESNEPKVKFRMDRNGNLERIHV; via the coding sequence ATGCAAATGATCGAACGCTGGGCTACCCGTTCGGACTCATGGAGTTCTGAAGATGACCGTCGTCTCGCGGAAATTGTGCTTAGGCATATACGTGAAGGAAGTACACAATTGAAAGCATTTGTGGAGTGTTCCGACGTACTGAGCAGAACACCGGCTGCCTGTGGATACCGTTGGAATGGCGTTGTTCGCAAGCACTATGAGACAGAAATCAAACAAGCCAAATTGGATCGCAAGCACCGAATGTCAAACAGAAAAGACACAGTTGTTTTTAAACAATCGCCTCCCACGAAGGCGTTTCATAGTCCTAACTACAGCGACCGCCCTTTGTCAACTGTCAAGCCGACGGTTTCGCTGTCAAAACCTTTAGAAACAAACCGTTTGTCAGATGCACTTACTTGCATCGAAGCGTTTGCTGCATCTTATAAAGATTTGCAAGCAAAAAATATTCTTTTGGAAGAATCCATTTCCCAGTTCAAACAAAGAATTCGGGAGTTGGAAGAAGAAATTGATAGATTGCGGGAGATGCCCGTTACGCCTATTTCACAAGCGGAACAATTAAACGAAGATTCCAAAACGCTGCTGCAAATTATGGATCGGGCACGTAAAATATTGGATTTGGACGTGGAAAGCAATGAGCCGAAAGTAAAATTCCGTATGGATCGCAATGGGAATTTGGAGAGAATTCACGTTTGA
- the fabL gene encoding enoyl-[acyl-carrier-protein] reductase FabL, producing MSQQSQLAGKIVCITGGSRGIGKATALKLASMGAKIVINFARNRKQAEDTAQQIADLGGSVHLIKSNVGDLSKVKEMFAEIDSLFGGLDIFVNNAASGVLRPLMELEESHWDWTLNINSKAYLFCAQEAATLMMKKGNGGKIVALSSLGATHVIDNYTTVGVSKAAVEAITRYLAVELGPYGIAVNTVSGGAVDTDALKHFPNREEILADAAKRTPAGRLVTPEDMANAVAFLCTDAADMIRGQTIVVDGGISLLS from the coding sequence ATGTCACAGCAATCGCAATTAGCAGGAAAAATCGTTTGCATTACGGGAGGATCCCGTGGAATTGGAAAAGCCACAGCACTAAAACTTGCTTCGATGGGGGCAAAAATTGTGATTAATTTTGCCCGCAACCGCAAGCAAGCGGAAGACACAGCGCAGCAAATTGCAGATCTTGGCGGATCTGTCCATTTGATTAAGTCAAATGTTGGTGATCTAAGCAAAGTGAAAGAGATGTTTGCAGAGATCGATTCCTTGTTTGGTGGTTTGGATATTTTTGTAAACAACGCGGCTTCCGGTGTGCTTCGGCCACTCATGGAGCTGGAGGAGAGCCATTGGGACTGGACACTGAATATTAACAGCAAAGCATATTTATTTTGTGCGCAAGAAGCCGCAACGCTCATGATGAAAAAAGGAAACGGCGGAAAAATCGTGGCGTTAAGCAGTTTGGGAGCGACACATGTCATTGACAATTATACGACTGTCGGTGTCTCAAAAGCTGCAGTAGAAGCAATCACACGATACCTGGCAGTTGAATTGGGTCCATATGGGATTGCTGTCAATACGGTTTCCGGCGGCGCAGTTGATACAGACGCCCTGAAGCATTTTCCCAATCGTGAAGAAATATTGGCAGACGCCGCGAAACGCACACCTGCCGGCAGACTTGTTACCCCGGAAGATATGGCAAATGCAGTCGCATTTTTATGCACGGATGCTGCCGATATGATTCGCGGTCAGACAATTGTTGTTGACGGGGGCATATCTCTGTTAAGTTAA
- a CDS encoding iron-sulfur cluster biosynthesis family protein: MQFDMVLDEPKPSDQIFTQEQAEHKVSILVDPTTDIYLDPHMTLDYDSAVREFQLRSKNSALPYRMRL; this comes from the coding sequence ATCCAATTTGATATGGTTCTGGATGAACCAAAGCCTTCGGATCAAATATTTACACAGGAACAAGCAGAGCACAAAGTATCGATCCTCGTCGATCCCACGACAGACATTTATCTGGATCCACATATGACACTGGATTATGATTCTGCTGTCCGGGAATTTCAACTGCGATCGAAAAATTCAGCGTTGCCCTATCGCATGCGTTTATAG
- the ytvI gene encoding sporulation integral membrane protein YtvI: MNPALRRYLRNVLEVIALLVFLAAFGWVFVKTLDYTMPFVLGLILALLLHPLTSFLEKRGATRTVSILTAMVTVIGLLIGSTTFLVAQIAQEANVLSGNIPAYFAVWGEWFQDQMDKGKLFYGSLPLNVKEKIQTTSSNMLVQLQHFATDFLQSIITGISGLPEKVVMIVMALIAAYFFLADREKLWKRIQAFSPPGWDKKLDLVVHDVNRSFVGLIRAQIILVIVTMILSIIGLLIMHVHYAILLGILLGVTGLVPIVGSGIMSVPWAVYAFVTGDIPLGIQLLILQGFISLVRHIIEPKILANSVGLDTLSTLIAMYIGMKAMGVLGLFLGPIVVIAIKSLIKARMFIDFIPVQSHSNSKIVTGNNTNDKHES, encoded by the coding sequence ATGAATCCGGCACTTCGCCGCTATCTGCGGAACGTACTGGAAGTGATTGCATTACTTGTTTTTCTTGCGGCTTTTGGTTGGGTATTTGTAAAAACGCTGGATTATACCATGCCGTTTGTGCTTGGCCTGATTCTTGCATTGCTGTTGCATCCTCTTACCAGCTTTCTGGAGAAACGCGGGGCTACTCGGACTGTATCGATTTTGACAGCGATGGTTACCGTCATCGGCTTGTTGATTGGCAGCACGACTTTTCTGGTCGCTCAGATTGCCCAAGAGGCCAACGTATTATCCGGGAATATTCCCGCCTATTTTGCTGTTTGGGGGGAATGGTTTCAGGATCAAATGGACAAGGGAAAATTGTTTTACGGTTCCCTTCCGTTAAATGTAAAAGAAAAAATCCAAACGACTTCATCAAATATGTTAGTTCAATTGCAGCATTTCGCAACCGATTTTTTGCAAAGCATTATAACCGGAATCAGCGGTTTGCCGGAAAAAGTGGTCATGATCGTCATGGCTTTGATTGCGGCGTATTTCTTTTTGGCGGATCGGGAAAAGCTCTGGAAACGAATCCAGGCGTTCTCACCGCCGGGCTGGGATAAGAAATTGGATCTTGTCGTCCATGATGTGAACCGTTCGTTTGTTGGACTGATTCGTGCACAAATTATACTTGTGATCGTTACCATGATTTTAAGCATCATCGGGCTTTTGATCATGCATGTCCATTATGCCATATTGCTGGGGATTCTCCTTGGTGTTACAGGGCTGGTCCCGATTGTCGGATCCGGCATCATGAGTGTGCCATGGGCCGTGTATGCGTTTGTGACCGGTGATATCCCCCTTGGCATTCAGTTGTTGATATTACAAGGATTTATTTCGCTTGTCAGACATATTATTGAGCCAAAGATTTTGGCAAATAGCGTTGGACTTGATACATTGTCTACACTGATTGCCATGTATATCGGGATGAAAGCTATGGGAGTTCTTGGCTTATTTTTGGGACCTATTGTGGTGATCGCAATCAAATCATTAATCAAAGCGAGAATGTTTATCGATTTCATTCCCGTACAATCACACTCAAATAGTAAGATTGTCACTGGGAACAATACGAATGACAAGCATGAGAGTTAG